AGCGCGGTTTCGAGTCGTTTGTCGGGCTGTATCCCGTGCCGACGCGCCACGGCATGACCGCAGGCGAGATCGCGCGGCACGTGCGTCGCGCGCACGACATCGACGTAGATCTCGACGTCATCCCGATGGAAGGATGGACGCGCGCGATGTGGTGGGACGAGACCGATCTGCCGTGGATTCCGCCCTCCCCCAACATGCCGACGCTACAGACAGCCATCGTTTATCCGGGCGGATGTCTGATCGAAGCGACGTCCCTCTCCGAGGGGCGCGGCACGACGACGCCGTTCGAACTGGTCGGCGCGCCGGGCATCGATGGCGCGGTCGTGGCAAACGACCTACGCGATCGGCATCTGCCGGGGTGCGTCCTTCGTCCTGTCACGTTCGAGCCGCGTTTTCAGAAACACGCGGGTGTCCCGTGCGGCGGCGTCTTCGTCCACGTGACCGATCGGGACGTGTTCGACGCGCTGCGCACCTACACTCACCTGATCGACGCGGTCCGACGGCGGTTTCCGGAGTCTTTCGCCTGGCGTGGCGAGGCGTATGAATTCGTTCGGGACGTTCCCGCGATCGATCTTCTTTCGGGATCGTCGCGTTTACGTCACGCCATCGAGTCGGGCGGCGATATCGACGACGCGCTTCGCGACGATTTCTCCCGCCGTTTCCTGGTCGAGCGCGAAGCGGATCTCATCTACCCTTGAGTCGGCGCGGCGGTGTCGTTTTTCGCCGATCACTCGACGGTTTTCGCTGCAAATTTCAACGATTTGGAGAGCCGTTTCGCGCTTGACAATGCGAGACCCGGTATGTTTAATACGCCGTCCGTAATCGGCCCTTCGAGGCGGGGGATTCACCGGTTTTTTCGACTGAAGGTCCGTTCAAAACGCTGAGCGCCGTTCTCGCGGCGCACGCGGCGCGAGCGGCATCGGCACAAAGAAACCGGCGGCGGCGCGAAGAGCGGGAACGACGTGGAGAGACTCGATTTCGGCACGCGCGGCAACGCACCGGAAGTCCACGCGATTCCACGATTCGGACAAGCGGTCCAATGCGGAACCACACGCGTACGGCGTGAGCCTTTTTGCCGGGATGGATGATGAACTATCGACGACTCGCAGGGGTACTCATCGCGATGGGTCTGGTGCTGGCGGTGGCGGGAGCCGCGTCGGCCGAGGGACTTCTCGATAAGAATCTGCACTACTTCGCCCCGACGGTGGACGGCAGCGGCCTGATCGTCTCCTACGGGTCCGAGCCGCTCGGCATGTTCCGCATGGCGTACGGCGTGTATGCCGACGTCGCGATGGACGTTCTCGACTACGCGGCGCCGCCCGACGGCGACGAGGCGACCCTCATCTCCACGCAGGCGGCCGCCCAACTCGTCTACAGCATCGGGTTCTGGAAGTACGTCAACGTCGGTTTCGGGCTGTCCTACATCCCCTACCGCCAGTTCGACGACGCATTCTTCGACGAAGAGTATCCGCACCCCGACGCCGATCTGAATCCGGACCTGCCCGGCACCAACCTCAGCGACGATGAGGGTCTCGGCGACCCCACCGAGGAAACCGGTCTCGAAGACGTCCGCCTCGACCTCAAGCTCATCGGCATCGACCGACAGGAACGCTGCATCGGCGCGGCGCTCATCACGACGTTCGGTTACCCGCTCAGCTACAAGCCCAATCAGTTCCTCTCCGATGGCGGCGCGACGATCGCCCCGCGTCTGGTCGTCGACTTCGGTCGTACCTGGTACACGCTCGTCTTCAACGGCGGGTACAAGTACTACGCCGAAAAGTCGCGCGTGCGTCTGCCGGATTACTCCGAGGAGATCGATTCTCCGACGAACGGCGACCTGGAAACCAACGACGAGATCATGCTCGGCGGCGGCGCGAAATTCCGTTTCGCCTACGGCTCCGAGATCATTCTCGATTCCCAGTTCCGCACGCAGGCCACCGACGCGTTCGGCGACGACCGCGTGGACTATGGAGAGGTGATGGCCGCGTACCGAAAGTATTTCCGGGGCCTCAACTACACCGCGCTGACCGTCGGCGGCGGCATCGGGGTGATGGACGGCATGGGAACGCCGCTGGGCCGATTCTTCATCGGCATCACGCGCGACGAAAAGAGACTCTACATCGCGGGCCGGTGACCGGACGCCCGGCGGGAATCCGCCGACGCCCCGGCTCCGACAAATGGACGGCGCGACGACATCGATTCGAGGGAAGGTGTTGAACATGGCAAGCACTCTGAAGATCCGGGTTTCGTTCCTCCTCGCGCTGGTCGCCGCGTTGACCGTTTTCGGTTGCGCCGCGAATCAGGTGCAGTCGCCCGATTCCGAAATGCAGGGCCTGGGCAACCAGGACTCCCTGATGCGCGAGCCCCTGAACGACCCACCCAGCTACGCCCTGCTTCACAAGTCGCTCGAGTTCTACGAGCAGAAGCTCGGCGTGAAGTTCTTCAAGAACGAAAAAGACCGCTACATGCCCTACACGTCGTCCACGTGGCGCTCCTTCGCGATCGCCGATCACCTGAACGACTGCCTCTGGACGATGCAGATGAAGGGCCTGATCGGGTTCCGCTCCCTCGAGGGCAAGTACAGCTACATCATCGAGATGGACGCGGAACGCGGCGGTTGCGGAGTGGTCGGTGATGACGCCGACTCCCAGGCCAAGGACCTTGTTTCCATCATGGAAACCTCCGTCGTGACGCCGTCGATCCGCGACCAGATCAACCGCGGCGTCAACTTCTGCTCCGGCGAGAAGTTCATCCAGGATGTCCTTCAGCTTCCGTACAAGATCCGCATTCGGGGCGAGAGCCTGGAGAACGCGGTTTCGCGGCATGCCGCCGAGGTCCGCAATCCCCTCGACATCGCTTATGGCGACCTCGTCTTCTTCACCGAGTACTACGGCGAGCGCAACATCGCCGTGTACGTCGGCAACGGCGTCATCGTTTACAACTCGTGCTTCCGCGCGGATCCGCACCGGCTGAACACGAACATTTCCTACCGCGTGTACCGCCTGTATTCGGGCTTCGGCGCGATCAACTACCGGATGAGCACCGACGTGTTCATGCGGGAGATCGTCGGCCGTCCCGACCTGTAAGAGCGCGCGGAAAACTCGCGGCGCGGCCCCGCCCGGTGCGGGGCCTTTGCCGATGGACGGCAACAAAGCCGTCGCCGACGCACGGGCCGACTGACCGCCCGGGCGCGACGACCGAGGAGAACGGAACCGATGCAGCGACGTGGAATCAAGCGACAGGTTTTGGTGATGGCCGCGGTGATGGCGGCGTCTTTGGTGTCGGCGACGTACGCCCTTGCGCTCGACGCGGCCGAACTCCAGGCGTTTCTGGAAGTCGGCATGTACGAGGAAGTGCAGGCGATGTGCGCCGAAAATGCCGCGGAAGTCGCGGCGAACGGCCAGCTCGCGTCGCTGTGCGCGAAGGCCAAGGGCGGCGGCGTGTCCTCGGCCCCGGCCCCTTCGGCGCCGGCTCCGTCCGCTCCGTCGGCGCCCGCCCCGTCAGCGCCCTCCGCACCGTCGATGTCGTCCCCGTCTCCGTCCGCGCCGTCAGCGCCCGTGCCCGTTCCCACCGCGCCCGCGCCGACCTTCGTCCCGGATGCCGGTGGCGGACTCGACGCCGGAATGTTGGAAAACATGGTGCGCTCGGGTCAGCACGGTGCGGCCGCGACGATCTGCAACGACAACGAGGGCAAGATCAACTCCCATCCCGACCGCGACCGCATCCGCAAGGCCTGCGGTCAGGCCAAGATGGCCATGTACAGCTCGAACAAGATGGACTCGACGTCCATCACCGGCGCGGTGGGCGATCTCGAGCAGTCGCTCAAGATGAGCTATGACGGCGTCGCGTCGTTCGATCTCGGCAAGAGCCGGATTCTGACGCTCGACACCGTTCCGACCGAGGCCGAGAAGTCGGAAAAAGAAAAGCAGGCCGTGCGCGAGATGTGGGACGCGATCGTCATGCGTCACGCCGAAGAGAATTTCAATCCGGCCGTGTCCGACCAAATCATCGTCTGGACGATCGGAAACGGAGCGGATCAGGTGGGCTACGTCGATCTCGTGATCGACCGCGTTTTCAAAGACGAGGGCAACCGCGCCCGGCAGCGCTGGATGGCGTCGCGCCTGCGCATGCTCTCCGACCGGTTCACGAACATCGACCCGAACCAGGGTGAGAGCGAAACGCGTCGCGGCAACCTGGAGACGCTCAAGTTCTGGATGACGGAGCTTTACGAGTACACCTACTTCGACAACGACATCGAGGTCGGCATGTACCGGTACAAAGGCAATCGGTACGCCGAGAAGTACGACCAAACCGAAGCGACCGAGGAGCAGTTCCAGAAGGCGCTGTTCTTCTACTCCGAAGCCCGCAATCGGGCGGACACGCAAAAAGCCAAGGCCGCGCTCGACCGCGACCTCGCATACCTGTGCAGCCGCTACCGCTCCGACGACCAGCAAAAACTCGTGAAGGTGTACCAGCAGGGCTTCCTGAAGGCGCTTCGCGGTATTCAGATCATGGATCTCGTCAACCGCGTGCAGCCGGAACAGGGCAAGTCGTTCTACCGGTACGAAGAGGCGAACGCCGAGCTGGCCTCTGAGCTTCAGAAATCTTACGGCCAGTGCCTGACCGGGTACATCTACTACCTCTACCTGACGAAGAATTACGTGGGCGTCGTGGCGCTCAAGAATCGCACGCTCGATGCCGGGTTCGACTGGGAAGGCAAGTCCGAGGTGCTGCTGATCTTCGCCGAGTCCGCCAAGGAACTCGCGGCGGCGAGCATGAACAACGAGACGCAGTACCGCAAATACAAGGAAATGTGCCTGGCCGGCGGATCGCGCGCCCTGAAATTCGCGCTGCGCAAATACGGCGGCAAAGCCCCGACGGGTTACGATGAAACGTTCTGCCGGACGTTCAACACGTACTGGAACTACCTGACCGGATTCGGCCAGAAGGTCGAGGCGAAGGCGCTCGAGAACCAGTTCGGCGCCATCTGTCCGGCCGAGGGCGGCACCGCCCCGGCCGCTCCGGCTCAATAACGCGTTAACGATCACACGACACCGAACCGGAAAGGGACGTCGTCATCATGTCGAAACGAACCGTGTGGACCATGGGTGTGGCGCTGGCGCTGGCCGCGGTCATGACCGCGATGGCTTTCGCCCAGGGCGAGGCCCCCAAGGGCGATCCGATCAAGATCGCGTATATGCGCTGGCTCCAGAACGACATCATCCGAAACGTCGAGGAGATTCGCAGCGCCAAGGACCCGTGGGAGCGCCGCGACCTCGTCGAGGATATCGAAGAGATCATCTGGGAACGCATCGAGTTCCCGATGTCGTACCAGCAGGCGGAACTGACGGACATGATGGACCTCGGCCGCATCGGCGTGACGTCGAATGTCGGCGAAGCGCGCGAGGCCGTGCCGGAGGCACCGTCGATCGCGGTTTCCTATGCCCTGCTCGGCATCGCCAAGGGCTATGAGGGCTTCGGCAACGCGGCCACCGACTACTTCCAGAAGGCCAAGGAGATCTACCCCAACGTCATGGGCGCGGCGGTCAGCCTGGACCACTCCAAGGACAATCGCCCCCTGAACGAATGGATCAACGTCAGCCGCGCGTACTGGAGCACCTCGGCCACGACGCGCGTGACTTTTTACGGCAAGAACGTCGATCAGGACGTGGTTGACGCGCTCAACAACGACGAGGTCGCGATCCTCCCGGGCGAGCCCAAGGCGTCCAAGTACACCGTGTTCGTCGCCCGTCGGGATTTCGTCCGGGGGATGAAGCGATACATCCTGACCAGCGACACGCTCAAGGAACGCCGCGAAAACAAGTTCTCGATCTACCTCGAACCCGGCGATTACACGCTGAAGACCTCGATCACGAGCACGCTGCCGATCTCGTTTCGTGTATCGCGCAACTTCAACGAGAACAACTTCGTCATCGAGACGATGGCGCAGGGCGGCCTGACGATCTACCCGATCCCCGACATCCGCGTCTTCGAGGCCGAGATGAAGAAGGCCATGGCCTCCGCCCGCGAGCGTCAGGAATCGCAGGACGCGGCCACCGACCTGATGGCGCCCGAGGGCACCGAGGAACTCCCGATCCCCTGACGCCAGGGGTTCTCAGCGCAAAAACGCCCGGCCGCACTCGCGGTCGGGCGTTTTGATTTCGGGCGTGGAGCCCGGCCCGGCTACTCGGCGGGCTCGGCGATCGGTTCGTCGAATTCGGGAAACAGGGGGTGGCGGGTCTGGTAACCCGAATCCTTGAGCACGAACTGCCGGCCCACGCGGGTTTTCGAGTTGAGCAGAATCGGTCCCTGAAGATTCGCGGTCATCGATTCGATACTGCCCCGGAGGGAGAGGATGACCAGCACGTCCAGATCCTCCCGGTCGACGATGCCCCGCGCCTCGAGTTCCTCCGCGCGTGCATCGACCTGGTACTCGGGGAAGAACGTCATCGGATCGGTCACCACGAACGCGAGGTCACCCTCGTCCAGCGACTGGAGCCACCAGAACGGTGAATCCTGATCGGGTTCCAGCAACGCGTAGCGTGCGGAATCGGGAAAGCCGAGCAACCCACCGGGGATCTTGATGGCGCGACCGATCTCGACGTCGATGTCGCCGAATCGCGACGTGTGAAAGCGGACTCGCGGAGCGGGAGGAGCGGGCGTCGGGTCGGGAGCGTTGTTGTGAAGTTCACTCATGGCTAGCTCCTTCGACCTTGCGCGTCTTGAAACGCGCCAGCGCGGCGCTCACCATGTCGGGAGTCACCGCCGCCGCCTGTTTGTTTTCTTCCTGAATGCGCAGATAGATCTCCTCGCGATGCACCGCGACGCTCGCGGGCGCGCGAATGCCGATCTTGACCTGATTTCCGCGGACTTCCTGGATGTGGATGCGGATGTTGTCGCCGATCGTGATCGATTCGCCGACCTTGCGCGTGAGAACCAGCATGACGGGACGCCCTCCAATGGCGAACGCAAATTATAGGTCCGGGATCAGAAGTAGTCCAGCAGGTTCTGTTGAACAACGCGGTTCGAGACGAGCAGCGTGGCCTGATAGACTTGCTCCATCAGGGCGAAGTCGGCAGTCGCCTTGGCGATGTCCACGTCCTCGGCGTCCGACAGGATCTTGTTCATCAGCTCGTTCATCTCCGAGTTCGCGTTCTCGGCCCGGTCGATGGCACTCGTGACCGCGCCGATCGCCGATCTGGCGCCGACCACCTGCTCGATGGCGTCTTCGACCTGCGGAATGAGCGCCGAGATCTGCGTCTGATCGCCCGCCGCGATGGCGGCTTCCAGATCGGTGAGCACCTGAAAGACGTCGATCGGTCCCTTGAAGACCTCGTCGCCGCCCCGGTTGATCGTCACGAAGTTGGCTGACGTCACCTCGATGTCGATGCTCTGGCCCGTGCCGCCCGAGTATGCGCCGACGCCGTCGAAGGGCGGCGTGAGGGTCTCGTATCCGGCGAAGATGTAGCGCCGGTCGTCCCGCGCGTTGGCGCTCTTGAGCACGCTCTGGAAAATCCCCGCGATCTCCGCGGCGGCGGCCTGAAAGTCGGTCGTCGCGGCCGTTCCGCCGTTGATGTCCGTCGCCAGTTCGCGCGCGCGGGTCAGGTCGTCCGCCACCGACGAGAGGGCGCTTTCCATCAGCGTCGCAAAGTTGCGCGCATAGCCGACGTTGCGCTGGAACTGCTCGAAGCGTCCGATCTGGTTGCGCGTCCCGGTGATCCGCGCCGCGCCGACGGGATCGTCGGACGGGCGATTCACCTTCTTGTTCGTGATCAACGCCTCCTGCGCGTTCATGTAGCGCTCGCGGTTCTGATTCACGTTGATCGAGGCGTTGGCGAAAAGTTGGGCGGTGGTGACGCGCATGGAGATCTCCCGTTAACGCAGTTCCGACAGCGTCTGAAGCATTTCGTCGACGACCGTGAACAGCCGCGACGCCGCCTGGTAGCTGAATTGGTATTTCATCAGGTTCGACATCTCGTCCTCGAGCGACACGCCGACGACGCTCTCTCGCAGGTTTACGAGTTGGTTCGTCATGGTCTGCTGGTGGCTCACGTCGCGAATGGCCGCCTGGGCATCCACGCCGATCTCGCCGACGATGGAGCTAAACGTGTCCTGAAACGTCCAGGTTCCGCCGTTGAAGATGAGCGCGTTCTCGATGGCGGAGACGGCGATCGCGTTCTGATTGTCGCCGGGTGCACCCGACGCCGACGCTGCGATATTGTTCGAATCGGCGGTGATGAGCGCATCGACCTCGATCATGCGCGACGCGTCCGCCGACGACGCCAGGGGCGCAAAGAAATCGAGCCCGGTCGATCCGTTGAGGCCGAATCCCACGGCGTGCTGCGTGTTGACCGCGTTCACGAGCTCGTAGGCCATCTCGTCGAGCCGGTCGATCAGGTTTCGCGCATGCGTGTCGCGAGTGACGAGCGCGCCGCCGAGTTTTCCGCCGGAAATGCCCGCGGTGATATCGTTCGCTTGCCCGCCCGCCGAGACAAACTGCACGTCGTAGAACCCGTCGACGTTGCCCGTGAGTTCCAGCGATCCCACCGCGTTCGATTCGACGAGCGGCGATCCGCCGGCTAGGATGATCGTCGCCTGCCCCCGGCTGTCCTCGAAGGTGTGGAAATCGACCAGCTCCGCCAGTTCCTTCATCCGTTGGGTGCGCGTCGCGCGGAAATCGCCCGCGCTCTGGCCGGAGACTTCAATCGCCGCGACCTTGTCGTTGAGTTCCGCGATCTGCCGCGCGAGGTTGTTGATCTGCGTCACGTAGTCCTTGACGGCGTTGTTCGCCGAGTTCTGCACGTCGCGCAGGCGCTCGTTCATCAGGTGAAACTGGTTCACCACCACCCGCGCCGCGCCCACCACGCCCACGCGCGGGGCTTCGTTTTCCGGGTTCGCCGACAGGTCCTGCCACGACGCGAAGAAGTCGCCGAGATCGACTGACAGTCCGACCTCGTCACTCTCGTTGAAGATCTCCTGCAACGTGGTGAGGCCGTCGCTCTCCGAGTTGCGGAACCCCAACAGGGACGTGGCCACGAACATCTGGTAGTTGAGATAGCGGTCCTGCACCGAGCTGATGTCGGAGACTTGGACACCCGTGCCGAGGAACAGGCCCGCCGACTGGATCGGCACCTCGGGCGCGAGCACGAGGTTCTGGCGGATGTACCCCTCGGTGTTCATGTTGGCGATGTTGTGGCTCGTCACCTCGACGCCCATTTGGGACGCCCAGAGCGCGCGCGAGGCGATCGACAGGACGCCGGAGATCCCCGCCATTAGAGCCTCCCCTGGAGCCGGCCCGCCGTCGCCCCCGAACGCCGGACAGCGGCGGTCGGGCCATAGGTGACCGGCTGCTCCACGGTCTGGCGCATGAGACGCGCGAGGCCCCGCACCGCCAGCAGCGACGACTGCGCCAGCGATCGGTTCTCTTCGTTTTGCGCCGAGATGTCGGGCACGAGAGATTGAATCTCATCGACCAGCGCGCGGATCGCCGCGCCAACCGTCGGCGACGCGAGACCCGCGACGCGCTCGATGCCGATCCGGGCGGGATCGAGGCCGAGCGATTCGGCCAGACGTCGATTCACGATGAAACGCGCCTCGACGAGCGCTTTGGCGCGCAGCGCGAGCGTCTCGACGACTTTGTTGAGTTCGTCCACCCGGGTCGTGTCGTACGCACGCATGGCGTCCGCGGACTCGCGCATCGCCGCGAGCATGTCGCGGTAAACGTCGCGCTGCCGCGAGAGAATCTCGTGCGTGGCCGCAATCAGCTTGTTCATTCGGGCCTCCTTCGACCGCCTCCGCCGCACCGTATCGTCGGGTTTGACCGATTCAACGGGCGCGCGGGGCGGACAATCGACGACGCGTTCCGAAAATCATTCGGAACGCGTCGGAAGAAGGCGAATTCGGGGGGATTAATGGTAGAGCGATTCCTGAAGCGAGCTGGTGATCATCTTCTCGGCGATGTCCGCCGCCGGGCGATGGTAACGGCCCGCATCGACCTCAGCCTTGATCTGCGCCACCTTCTCGGCGCGGATCTCCGGAATCCGCTCGAGCTCTTCCTTCACCCCGCTCAGACTGGCCGCCGACTTCGAAACCGACAGGGTTGCCGCCGGGTCGGCCTTGGCGACTTCCTTCGCCGCTTCGTTCGCCGCACCCGCGGCCGAAGTCAGTCGGGGATCCACATTCAGGGGGTGATTTCCGCCTTGGACTTTCATGTCTGTCCTCCAGCCGCGAGGTCCTGCCGCTTCTGCGTCCGGCCTCTCTGGCGTCCTGCCATACCTATCGGCAAAACGCAAGAAGACTTGAGAAAAAACGTCGTGATTTTGTCGCCGGACGGAAATTTCGTGCGGTTTGTGGAAAAACCGCTCGCCCGTATGCGCCTTCTTCCAGGTTGTAAAAGATCGACAATTCAGGGACTTGACTAAAGTCCCCCGCGTCAATTTTTCAGTCGCGCATCAGATCCGTGATCCGCCCCACACGTGGAGTCGGATCGAGCAACTCTTCATATCGTCGGAAATTTGACGTTTTTTCGATGGCGGAAAAATCCGAAATCGCCGGTTTCCTGACCAAGTGATCGTGAAGCATCCGGGCGATTCCAAACTGCCGCGCGTGTCCGCCGACCTCCGCGACCTTCTCGTCGAACATCGACTGGTACATCCGCGTGGCATGCGATGTGCCGATGGAATCCTCGGTCTCGAACGTCGTCGCGCGCATCTGCTTGAGCATCGAATGGAGAAAGAGCGTTTCGAAACCCTCGGCGACCTTCCATGCCGCCGCGTCCTTCTCATCGGCCGCCGAAACGACCGGAGGTTGCGGACGCGTCGCGGCTTCCGGAGTCGGACCGAGAGGATCGAACGAAACGGCGTTCATCAGATGATCTCCAACTGCGCCTCGAGCGCGCCCGCCGACTTGATCGACTGAAGAATCGCCACCAGATCGCGCGGCGTGACGCCGACCGCGTTGAGCGCTCGCACCAGGTCGCCGATCGTCGGCTCGGACTCGACGACGAAAAGCTGGCCGGGGTCCTCGACCGCGGACACCGAGCCCTGCGTCGTCACTACCGTGCGACCGCCGGAGAGCGGCGCCGGCTGGCTGACGTTCTGCGTGGACCGGATGCGCACGTGCAGGTTTCCGTGGCTGATGGCGATGGTCGAAATCCGCACATTGGCGCCCATGACGACGGTGCCCGTCTTTTCGTTGACGACCACCTTGGCGACGCGGTCGGTGACGATGTCGATGTTCTCGATCTGCGCCATCAACGCGACGACGTTTTGTCGGTACGACTCGGGCACCTGCACGCGGATGGTGCGGGCGTCGAGGGGCTGGGCCACGGTCGCGCCGATCTGCTCGTTGATCGACGCGGCGGCGGCGGCGACGGTCGTGAAGTCGCCGGTGGTGAGCGAAAGACGCAGATCGCCCTGTGCGTTGAACTCGTACGGCAGATCGCGTTCGACGATCGCGCCGGACGGAATCGCACCGACGGTCGGATGATTCTTCGTCACCGAATCACCGGCACCCTCGGCCGCGAATCCGCCGACCGACACCGCCCCCTGCGCGACCGCGTAGATCTGGCCGTCGGAGCCCTTGAGCGGCGTGAGCAGCAATGTGCCGCCCTGCAGCGATTTCGCGTCGCCGATCGAACTGACCGACACGTCGATGTTCATGCCCTGACGCGCGAAAGCGGGCAGTTCCGCGGTCACCATGACGGATGCCGCGTTGCCGCTCTTTACGTCGTTCGGCGAAACGGTGACGCCCATGTTTTCGAGCATGTTGGAGATGGACGCCTTGGTGAACTTCACCGAGTTGCCGTCGCCGCTTTTTTGCAGGCCGACGACGAGGCCGTAGCCCACGAGCTTGTTCGTACGCACGCCCTCGATCGTGGCGACGTCCTTGATTCGCACGGCGTACGCGTCGGCGGCCACCGCCAGGGCGAGCATCGCGATTCCGATCGTCGTCAGTTTTCGCGCCATGTCCCGCATCTCCGTCGCGCGTCGGGTGTGCCCGCCGCGCGTTCGCGTCATCAGAAAGGCCAGACTTTGTCGAACGCGCGCGCGAACCAGCCGGGCTTCATCTTGTCGGCCAGCACGCCCTCACCGACGTATTCGATGCGCGCGTCGGCGACGAGCGTGGACGGCACCGAGTTCATCGCGTCCACATCGCGCGGGCGGACGAGGCCGGACAGCACCATCACGTAGTCCTCGTCGTTGAGCTTCATCCGCCGTTCGCCGCGGATGACGAGATTTCCGTTGGGCATCACGTCGACGACGATGCACGAGATGGTGCCGACGAGCTTGCCCGAGCGCGACGTTTCGCCCTTGCCGTCGAACTTCGTGCCGACTTTCGATCCCACGAGCGTGTCGAGCTTCAGGTTGGGATTTCGCCGCGCGGCGATCTGCTCCATGCCGAAGAAGCCGTCCACGCCCGCGCCGATGGTCGAGGTCTTGTCGGTCTTCGTGTCGGCTTTTCCCTTGGCGTCCGACTGCTCGAGGATGTTGACGGTGATGACGTCGTTGACCTGCTTCGCCTTGTGGTCGCTGAACAGGTAGTTGTTCGGATTATTCTCGACCCACAACGACGACCCGTGCCTCGCCGGGGCGGACACGGTGCGCGCGTCGGTCGCGCGAAAATCGACCGCCGAATACCCGGTCGCGCTCGCGCTGGGCGGCTTCTTCGACGAGCAGCCCGCGCTCGCCGCGACGAGCAGGCACGCGCACGCGATCGCCGCGGTCATTTCGATGGCACGTTTCATCGCTTCGCGCATCGTCGCCTCACAATTCCACGGTCACGGTGTGCGCGTCGCGCACCCGCGCCTTGACGATCACGCCGCTGTCCATGTTCCGCACGTCGATGGTCTCGCCCTCGCGGCCTTCACGCTGGGCGACGGCGAACGCCGTCAGTTGCACGCCCTGCGACACGACCTGGAGCTTCACGACGTCGCCGCGCCGGATCACCGCGGCGGTGGTCAGCGCGTCCTCGCGCAGCGTTTCGCCGTTCGCCACGGCCCGGCGCGCCACGCGACCGACGACCATATCGGGCGAGCGCGCCACGCGGCCGCGCACGCGTTTCGCCGAAACGGGCTCAATGCGAATGTCGTCGCTCGTCACGGCGCGGCCCTTGGGGATCGCGTTTTTCGCGACCACCACCTGTTGAGGGGTGTCGATCTCGACGTCGATCATCATTTTTTTCTCGAAGCCCGCGCCCGCGATGCGCACCGTGGCGGGCCGACGGCCCGCGACGGGGACGCCGTCCGGCCATTCGCAACGGATCGTCACATCCCCCGGCGGGACGAGAGCATCGCGGACCTTCGCGGGAAATTTCACGGGAAGATTC
This DNA window, taken from Deltaproteobacteria bacterium, encodes the following:
- a CDS encoding rod-binding protein translates to MNAVSFDPLGPTPEAATRPQPPVVSAADEKDAAAWKVAEGFETLFLHSMLKQMRATTFETEDSIGTSHATRMYQSMFDEKVAEVGGHARQFGIARMLHDHLVRKPAISDFSAIEKTSNFRRYEELLDPTPRVGRITDLMRD
- a CDS encoding flagellar basal body P-ring protein FlgI, translated to MARKLTTIGIAMLALAVAADAYAVRIKDVATIEGVRTNKLVGYGLVVGLQKSGDGNSVKFTKASISNMLENMGVTVSPNDVKSGNAASVMVTAELPAFARQGMNIDVSVSSIGDAKSLQGGTLLLTPLKGSDGQIYAVAQGAVSVGGFAAEGAGDSVTKNHPTVGAIPSGAIVERDLPYEFNAQGDLRLSLTTGDFTTVAAAAASINEQIGATVAQPLDARTIRVQVPESYRQNVVALMAQIENIDIVTDRVAKVVVNEKTGTVVMGANVRISTIAISHGNLHVRIRSTQNVSQPAPLSGGRTVVTTQGSVSAVEDPGQLFVVESEPTIGDLVRALNAVGVTPRDLVAILQSIKSAGALEAQLEII
- a CDS encoding flagellar assembly protein FliW, with the protein product MSELHNNAPDPTPAPPAPRVRFHTSRFGDIDVEIGRAIKIPGGLLGFPDSARYALLEPDQDSPFWWLQSLDEGDLAFVVTDPMTFFPEYQVDARAEELEARGIVDREDLDVLVILSLRGSIESMTANLQGPILLNSKTRVGRQFVLKDSGYQTRHPLFPEFDEPIAEPAE
- a CDS encoding flagellar protein FlgN: MNKLIAATHEILSRQRDVYRDMLAAMRESADAMRAYDTTRVDELNKVVETLALRAKALVEARFIVNRRLAESLGLDPARIGIERVAGLASPTVGAAIRALVDEIQSLVPDISAQNEENRSLAQSSLLAVRGLARLMRQTVEQPVTYGPTAAVRRSGATAGRLQGRL
- a CDS encoding DUF1343 domain-containing protein, with protein sequence RGFESFVGLYPVPTRHGMTAGEIARHVRRAHDIDVDLDVIPMEGWTRAMWWDETDLPWIPPSPNMPTLQTAIVYPGGCLIEATSLSEGRGTTTPFELVGAPGIDGAVVANDLRDRHLPGCVLRPVTFEPRFQKHAGVPCGGVFVHVTDRDVFDALRTYTHLIDAVRRRFPESFAWRGEAYEFVRDVPAIDLLSGSSRLRHAIESGGDIDDALRDDFSRRFLVEREADLIYP
- the flgM gene encoding flagellar biosynthesis anti-sigma factor FlgM → MKVQGGNHPLNVDPRLTSAAGAANEAAKEVAKADPAATLSVSKSAASLSGVKEELERIPEIRAEKVAQIKAEVDAGRYHRPAADIAEKMITSSLQESLYH
- the flgL gene encoding flagellar hook-associated protein FlgL encodes the protein MRVTTAQLFANASINVNQNRERYMNAQEALITNKKVNRPSDDPVGAARITGTRNQIGRFEQFQRNVGYARNFATLMESALSSVADDLTRARELATDINGGTAATTDFQAAAAEIAGIFQSVLKSANARDDRRYIFAGYETLTPPFDGVGAYSGGTGQSIDIEVTSANFVTINRGGDEVFKGPIDVFQVLTDLEAAIAAGDQTQISALIPQVEDAIEQVVGARSAIGAVTSAIDRAENANSEMNELMNKILSDAEDVDIAKATADFALMEQVYQATLLVSNRVVQQNLLDYF
- the csrA gene encoding carbon storage regulator CsrA, with amino-acid sequence MLVLTRKVGESITIGDNIRIHIQEVRGNQVKIGIRAPASVAVHREEIYLRIQEENKQAAAVTPDMVSAALARFKTRKVEGASHE
- the flgK gene encoding flagellar hook-associated protein FlgK; its protein translation is MAGISGVLSIASRALWASQMGVEVTSHNIANMNTEGYIRQNLVLAPEVPIQSAGLFLGTGVQVSDISSVQDRYLNYQMFVATSLLGFRNSESDGLTTLQEIFNESDEVGLSVDLGDFFASWQDLSANPENEAPRVGVVGAARVVVNQFHLMNERLRDVQNSANNAVKDYVTQINNLARQIAELNDKVAAIEVSGQSAGDFRATRTQRMKELAELVDFHTFEDSRGQATIILAGGSPLVESNAVGSLELTGNVDGFYDVQFVSAGGQANDITAGISGGKLGGALVTRDTHARNLIDRLDEMAYELVNAVNTQHAVGFGLNGSTGLDFFAPLASSADASRMIEVDALITADSNNIAASASGAPGDNQNAIAVSAIENALIFNGGTWTFQDTFSSIVGEIGVDAQAAIRDVSHQQTMTNQLVNLRESVVGVSLEDEMSNLMKYQFSYQAASRLFTVVDEMLQTLSELR